A single region of the Sorghum bicolor cultivar BTx623 chromosome 9, Sorghum_bicolor_NCBIv3, whole genome shotgun sequence genome encodes:
- the LOC110430197 gene encoding target of Myb protein 1-like produces MYPLVTGTPPARLPAASRVDKATSHLLQGPDWAVNLEICDTLNADRWQTKDVVKAVKKRLQHKDPKVQFFTLTLLETMMKNCGEYVHFEVVDHHVLQEMVKIVQKRHDMQVRDKALLLLDSWQEAFGGPGGKYPQYYWSYIELKRAGVMFPRRPVDAPPVFTPPATHQAYGSPRYTSGSLNERITSDAGTLSFEGLNNIRNATELLCDMVNALNPADRMAVKDEIITDLVNQCRSNQQKLIQFVSSTGDEELLKQGLELNDRLQSVLTKHDAIASGSPLPVETPSRELRREDPNPEPSTPITHDSKAQVEEDEDDEFAQIARRKNKSVISSDEASSSAGDQALVPVDPALSEVSSVASNAIVPLDATSVSGTRTKEQDMIDLLSLTLYSPPESSADSSTQNQNGSQPSVTSNGPETQPSYQPAAANGANYPANNQAYPTNQGYVPYNNYVAPWAQTGPVAQPGAYPTQPQQYVTQPQQYVSSYPAPPWAMPASANATNPFQPATYQTPNPPAASVAPAATYPTTSKSYAAPSMQLVPSPAPKPLQSYNSSISQTYSGPNMVTDARMNGNQRPKETPVAAARPYYMPDNLFGDLIDVKSFGAGSKINRSTSMPSPKGGGQPMIGRNK; encoded by the exons ATGTACCCGCTGGTGACGGGCACGCCGCCGGCGCGGCTGCCGGCGGCGTCGCGGGTGGACAAGGCCACGAGCCACCTGCTGCAGGGACCCGACTGGGCCGTCAACCTCGAAATCTGCGACACCCTCAACGCCGACCGCTG GCAAACAAAGGATGTGGTAAAAGCTGTGAAGAAGCGATTGCAGCATAAGGACCCAAAAGTTCAATTCTTTACTTTGACG TTATTGGAGACAATGATGAAGAACTGTGGTGAATATGTTCATTTTGAAGTTGTTGATCATCATGTTCTACAGGAGATGGTTAAAATTGTCCAGAAGAGG CATGATATGCAAGTGAGGGATAAGGCATTGTTACTTCTGGATTCATGGCAAGAGGCATTTGGTGGACCTGGTGGCAAATATCCACAGTACTACTGGTCATACATTGAACTAAAG AGGGCAGGAGTAATGTTCCCACGACGTCCTGTAGATGCTCCTCCAGTATTTACTCCTCCTGCAACACATCAGGCGTATGGTTCACCTAGATATACTTCTGGAAGTCTAAATGAGAGAATCACATCTGATGCTGGAACATTGAG CTTTGAGGGTTTGAATAATATTAGAAATGCAACGGAACTTCTGTGTGATATGGTGAATGCTTTGAACCCTGCTGATCGCATGGCAGTAAAAGATGAAATCATTACAGATCTTGTAAATCAATGTCGTTCAAATCAACAAAAGCTCATCCAATTTGTCAGTTCCACAGG GGATGAGGAGCTGCTAAAGCAAGGACTAGAACTAAATGATCGCTTACAGAGTGTACTGACAAAACATGATGCTATTGCTTCTGGTTCTCCATTACCAGTTGAAACACCGAGTAGAGAACTACGCAGAGAGGATCCAAATCCTGAGCCATCTACACCAATTACACATGATAGCAAGGCtcaagttgaagaggatgaagatgatgagTTTGCTCAGATAGCACGAAG AAAAAACAAATCTGTGATATCCAGTGATGAGGCATCATCCAGTGCTGGTGATCAGGCCCTGGTACCTGTTGATCCAGCACTTTCTGAAGTTTCTTCAGTTGCGAGCAATGCAATAGTGCCTCTCGACGCAACTTCTGTTAGTGGAACCAGGACGAAGGAGCAGGATATGATTGATCTTCTCAGCCTCACTTTGTACAGTCCTCCTGAATCATCTGCAGATTCTTCAACTCAGAACCAAAATGGGAGTCAGCCGAGCGTCACATCAAATGGACCAGAAACACAGCCGAGCTATCAGCCCGCTGCAGCGAATGGGGCAAATTACCCTGCCAACAACCAGGCTTATCCAACAAACCAGGGATATGTTCCTTACAATAACTATGTTGCACCATGGGCCCAAACGGGACCGGTTGCACAGCCTGGAGCATATCCAACTCAACCCCAGCAATATGTGACTCAACCCCAGCAATATGTGTCTAGCTATCCGGCACCACCATGGGCTATGCCTGCAAGTGCCAATGCAACTAATCCTTTCCAGCCTGCGACATACCAAACTCCAAACCCTCCTGCTGCTTCTGTTGCCCCTGCAGCTACCTATCCAACTACGTCAAAGTCTTATGCCGCTCCATCAATGCAACTTGTTCCATCTCCAGCACCAAAACCCCTGCAAAGTTACAACTCTTCTATTTCTCAAACATACTCTGGTCCGAACATGGTTACAGATGCTCGGATGAACGGAAATCAGCGGCCAAAAGAAACTCCAGTGGCAGCAGCCAGACCATATTACATGCCGgacaatttgtttggagacctGATCGACGTGAAGAGTTTTGGCGCTGGAAGCAAGATCAACAGGTCTACCAGCATGCCGAGTCCAAAGGGTGGTGGCCAGCCTATGATTGGTAGAAACAAATAG
- the LOC8064130 gene encoding protein NUCLEAR FUSION DEFECTIVE 4, with translation MSSPSSVHWLSLVGSIWLQTINGPNSDFPVYSSQLKEIKGISQVGLNFLAFASDAGKLFGWFAGVAALYLPLWVVALTGATFGLVGYGVQFLFLDRAGLAYWHLFVLTSLAGNGICWINTVCYLLCIRNFPSHSRVAVSLATSYLGLSAKFYTTMAETIPRAARARYSTTEVYLLLNAVVPMAVTLVAAPSLRMVDLKDKEGRKRTTEAPFLAMFVITLATGACAIVGSIGAKSIGLSSREHMVSFYVMLALPLLIPVWLRVRESTAKIRETMWPENRVHDHDSDGAETTTVSVVEIEAAEEDKPEPEVEQSGSSQEEVGGLRLLRQLDFWLYFFSYMFSGSLGLVFLNNLGQIADSRGLADASTLVSLSSSFGFFGRLLPAFLDYYTAKSGYSLSRTASMAWLMAPMPGAFLLLLHPKNMFLYASTAVVGTCTGAITSVAASTTNELFGTKNFGVNHNVVVANIPVGSLCFGYLAAFLYQRGAHGGNRCLGAACYRDTFILWGATCALGTALCTVLYARSRRSAAGRLPR, from the exons ATGTCGTCTCCTTCCTCGGTCCATTGGCTGAGCTTGGTAGGGAGCATCTGGCTCCAGACCATCAACGGGCCCAACTCCGACTTCCCCGTCTATTCGTCGCAGCTCAAGGAGATCAAGGGCATCTCCCAGGTGGGGCTCAACTTCCTGGCCTTCGCCTCCGACGCCGGCAAGCTCTTCGGCTGGTTCGCGGGGGTGGCCGCGCTGTACCTCCCGCTCTGGGTGGTGGCGCTCACCGGGGCGACGTTCGGCCTCGTCGGGTACGGCGTCCAGTTCCTGTTCCTCGACAGGGCCGGCCTCGCGTACTGGCACCTGTTCGTGCTCACCTCCCTCGCCGGCAACGGCATCTGCTGGATCAACACGGTGTGCTACCTGCTGTGCATCCGGAACTTCCCCTCGCACAGCCGCGTCGCGGTCAGCCTGGCCACCAGCTACCTCGGGCTCAGCGCCAAGTTCTACACCACCATGGCGGAGACCATCCCGAGGGCGGCGAGGGCGAGGTACTCCACCACGGAGGTGTACCTCCTCCTCAATGCCGTCGTCCCGATGGCCGTCACGCTCGTGGCGGCGCCGTCCCTCCGGATGGTCGACCTCAAGGACAAGGAGGGCCGCAAGAGGACCACCGAAGCGCCGTTCCTCGCCATGTTCGTGATCACCCTGGCCACCGGAGCCTGCGCCATCGTCGGCAGCATAGGCGCCAAGTCCATCGGGCTCTCGTCTAGAGAACACATGGTCAGCTTCTACGTGATGCTGGCCCTGCCTCTACTGATCCCGGTGTGGCTCAGAGTCAGGGAGAGCACGGCCAAGATACGCGAGACTATGTGGCCTGAGAACCGGGTCCACGACCACGACTCCGACGGGGCCGAGACGACGACGGTGTCGGTGGTCGAGATtgaggcggcggaggaggacaaGCCGGAGCCGGAGGTCGAACAGAGTGGTAGTAGTCAGGAGGAGGTCGGCGGCCTCCGCTTGCTGAGGCAACTTGACTTCTGGCTCTACTTTTTCAGCTACATGTTCAGCGGCAGTCTGGGTCTGGTCTTCCTCAACAACCTGGGACAGATCGCCGACTCCCGAGGACTCGCCGACGCGTCCACTCTGGTTTCCCTGTCCTCCTCCTTCGGCTTCTTCGGTCGTCTCCTTCCTGCCTTCTTGGACTACTACACGGCCAA GAGTGGCTACTCCCTATCAAGAACGGCGTCCATGGCGTGGCTGATGGCTCCCATGCCCGGCGcgttcctgctgctgctgcatcccAAGAACATGTTCCTGTACGCCAGCACGGCGGTGGTGGGCACGTGCACGGGCGCCATCACCTCGGTGGCGGCGTCGACGACGAACGAGCTGTTCGGCACCAAGAACTTCGGCGTCAACCACAACGTGGTGGTGGCCAACATCCCGGTGGGCTCGCTCTGCTTCGGCTACCTCGCCGCGTTCCTGTACCAGAGGGGCGCGCACGGCGGCAACCGCTGCCTCGGCGCCGCCTGCTACCGGGACACCTTCATCCTCTGGGGCGCCACCTGCGCCCTGGGCACGGCGCTGTGCACCGTGCTGTACGCGCGGTCGCGCCGTTCCGCCGCCGGCAGGCTACCCCGCTAG
- the LOC8064129 gene encoding alanine--glyoxylate aminotransferase 2 homolog 3, mitochondrial, protein MQRLASSRRLLQAALVPARANSSLSAAAVAAPAPENGADAVPKMPAFDYTPPPYDGPRADEIFRKRAQFLSPSLFHFYDRPLNIVDGKKQYLFDEDGRRYLDAFGGIATVCCGHCHPDVVEAIVNQAKRIQHSTVLYLNHAIADFAEALASKMPGDLKVVFFTNSGTEANELALMIARLYTGCNDIISLRNGYHGNAAGTMGATAQSNWKFNVVQTGVHHALNPDPYRGAFGSDGEKYARDVQEIIEFGTTGRVGGFISEAIQGVGGIVELAPGYLPVAYDMVRKAGGLCIADEVQAGVARTGSHFWGFEGHGVIPDIVTMAKGIGNGIPIGAVVTTPEIAQVLTRRSYFNTFGGNPVSTAGGHAVLKVLEKEKLQENAFVVGSYLKEQLNKLKEKHEIIGDVRGKGFLLGVELVTDREKKTPAKAEISHVMNHMKDMGVLVGKGGFYGNVFRITPPLCFTKEDSDFFIEVMDIALSKL, encoded by the exons ATGCAGCGCCTCGCCTCCTCCCGGAGGCTCCTCCAGGCGGCGCTCGTCCCCGCCCGGGCCAACTCCAGCCTCTCcgcggccgccgtcgccgcgcccGCGCCAGAGAATGGCGCCGACGCCGTCCCCAAGATGCCGGCCTTCGACTACACGCCGCCGCCGTACGACGGGCCGCGCGCCGACGAGATCTTCCGGAAGCGGGCTCAGTTCCTCAGCCCGTCCCTCTTCCACTTCTACGATCGCCCT TTGAACATAGTCGACGGAAAGAAGCAGTACCTATTTGATGAGGATGGCCGTCGTTACCTGGATGCTTTTGGTGGCATTGCAACAGTTTGTTGTGGGCACTGCCATCCAGATGTGGTTGAAGCCATAGTGAACCAGGCAAAGCGGATCCAGCACTCCACGGTTCTATATCTCAATCATGCCATTGCAGATTTTGCAGAGGCATTGGCTTCCAAAATGCCTGGTGATCTGAAG GTTGTTTTCTTCACAAATTCAGGCACGGAGGCGAATGAGCTTGCACTGATGATTGCACGCCTTTACACTGGTTGCAATGACATCATCTCACTTAGGAATGGATACCATGGGAATGCTGCTGGAACAATGGGTGCTACCGCTCAATCCAATTGGAAATTTAATGTTGTTCAG ACGGGAGTACACCATGCGCTTAATCCAGACCCCTACAGAGGTGCTTTTGGTTCTGACGGAGAGAAATATGCCAGAGATGTTCAGGAAATCATTGAATTTGGAACTACAGGGAGAGTTGGTGGTTTCATTTCGGAAGCCATACAG GGGGTTGGTGGAATAGTGGAATTGGCACCAGGATACTTGCCTGTGGCATATGATATGGTAAGGAAAGCCGGTGGACTCTGCATCGCTGACGAAGTTCAGGCAGGAGTTGCGCGAACTGGAAGCCACTTCTGGGGATTCGAAGGGCATGGTGTCATCCCAGACATAGTCACCATGGCCAAG GGTATTGGGAATGGCATACCCATAGGAGCTGTTGTGACAACACCAGAGATTGCTCAGGTCTTGACCCGCAGAAGTTACTTCAATACCTTCGGTGGTAACCCTGTCAGCACTGCGGGCGGGCATGCAGTGCTCAAAGTGCTGGAGAAGGAGAAGCTCCAGGAGAATGCGTTTGTTGTAGGCTCCTATCTAAAGGAACAGCTTAACAAGCTTAAAGAGAAGCATGAAA TCATTGGTGATGTTAGGGGCAAAGGCTTCCTTCTTGGAGTTGAGCTGGTGACAGACCGTGAAAAGAAAACCCCAGCGAAAGCTGAGATCTCACATGTCATGAACCATATGAAAG ATATGGGAGTGCTGGTTGGGAAGGGTGGTTTCTATGGGAACGTTTTTAGGATAACACCACCGTTGTGCTTCACCAAAGAGGATTCCG ACTTCTTCATTGAGGTGATGGACATTGCGCTCTCGAAGCTGTGA